The Leptospira paudalimensis region CGATGTCCCCAATTCGACCAGGTTTCAAAAAAGGAATCGTTTCTTGGAATTTGAGTTCTGCGATTTCATCCATCTCACGGACATAGGTATTATAATCCCGAGATTCGGTTAGGTCTCCATCATCTCCAATGAGAGAATCAGAAAACAACATATCTACTTTTTCAAATAAGCCGTAATCTTGCCACAATCGTAAACAGGCAGGATCAAGATTTTGTTTCGATTGTTTTTGTTTGACAACAATACTTTCTAACTCTTCCCAAGGAAGTTTTGCCAAAAAAGAATCTTGTGAACCAGGAACTTTTTCAACTGGTAGGACTTTGTATCCAAGTTCCAGATACAAGTTCGCCACTGGTGTGGAACAAAGGACAATTGTATTCTCAGGCGTTAATTTTAACTTTAACTCAGTTTCTACTTCAATTTTTTTAATTGTATACGAAGCAAAGTTAGGTGAATGACCAATGTCATCAATGGGAATTACAAAACTTGGAATGTTGAGTTCTCTGGAGAAATCCTGAATCATCATCGCCCTTTGGTAAAGGGGAAGTGGGTTACGCCTTGTGTTGTTATGATTGGCCGATGTAACGGCAAAGATGATGGCACATGGGTGTTTGGAAATTTGTAATGGATTTCCAAACACATCCAATTCTTCCGAGAGTCCCATGTTTACCAAACGAAGTAAGTATTCCTTTTGGTACCTGGTGAGGAGATGGTGACGCCCCGGAAGGAGTAGGTACATTTTGTACTAAGCTTTAGGGTTTTCTAAAACAATCGCGATTCCTTGTCCACCACCGATACAAAGAGAAGCAACACCATACTTCACTCCACGTCTTTGCATCTCAAGAGCAAGAGTTAAAGTCACACGGTTACCCGATGCTCCGAGTGGATGTCCAATTGCAACAGCACCACCGTTCACATTCGTGATCTTTGGATCAAGACCAAGTTCCTTTTGTACCGCTAAGTACTGAGCTGCGAATGCTTCATTCACTTCGACAAGTCCAATGTCTTTTAAACTGAGTCCTGCTTTTTGTAATGCAGCTGGAATTGCAAGTGCAGGTCCAATTCCCATCTTAGCAGGATCACAACCTGCATGTCCCCAAGATTTTACAATCGCGAGTGGTTCCTTACCGAGTTTTTTTGCTTGGGATGCGGATGCGACAATCATAGCAGAAGCTCCGTCATTGATTCCCGATGCGTTTCCTGCAGTTACCGATCCATCTTTTTTAAAAGCAGGTTTTAAAGTGGCAAGTTTTGCTCCACCTGCTTTTCCTTTGATGAATTCATCCTTATCGAACACAATTGGATTTTTTCCATTGATCGTGATGGGATGGATTTCATTTTTTAGAATTCCCTTGTTAGTTGCTTCTTCTGCTCGTTCTTGCGAAGTGGCTGCCCAAGCATCTTGTTCTTCTCTGGAAATTTTATATTGGTCAGACAAGTTTTCTGCCGTCATCCCCATGGGAAGTTCTACATAAATGTCAGTTAAACCTTGTGCGAGTGAATCTTCAAATTCTGCATTTCCATAACGAACTCCAAACCTTGCATTGCGTACAACATAAGGTGCATTGCTCATGGATTCCACTCCACCAGCAAGAACAGTGTGTGCCTCACCTAACATGATTTTTTTAGCAGCTTGGATCACTGCTTCCATTCCTGAACCACAAAGTCTATTGAGTGTTAATGCTGGACTTGTGATCGGAACTCCTGATTTTAACCCGATATGACGAGCTAAATAAATTCCATCTTTACCAGTAGGGATAACATTTCCAAAAATACTTTCTTCAATTAAAGAAGGATCAACTCCAGTTTTTTGGAGTGCTGCCTTTGATACTTCGACCCCAAGGTCTACGGCACTCATGTCTTTGAGTGTTCCGCCAAAACTACCGAATGCGGATCTCAGTCCGCCCAAAATGTAAACTTGTTCCATAGATACCAGGAATGGGCAAAATTGGTCACCTGTCAGCTAAGAATTGAAATTTCACTTGAAAGAGAATGCCACTTAAATAGACTTCCTGCATGAATCGAGAACCAATGTTCGGCCTTGACACAGGTTTTATTTCCAAACAAACCGCAGGCCTCATTCGAGGGATCCTCCAAAAACGATATTCTATTGGAGAAAGCTCCATTCCCTTATTTTCTTCCCCTTCCCCTTTGTACCCTGGCCTAGAACTCATTTCCGACAAAGGACAAAATCCCATTGAAACAAGATTACTCGTGGGAAGCATTCGGATGGGGTACGGTCACCACAGAATGGCACTTTCAGTGTATTCCCATTCTTTGAAAAAAAACATCCCTACTTACTTACACGATTTACTTGCCATCACCTCCCCGGAATCAAAAGCCATTGCCGATATCGATTCTGGTTATAGTTTTTTCTCTCGTATGAGTGCTGAGATTGGTGGTCCTGTGGAATGGATTTGGGGACAACTTATGTCACAAGGAAATCTAACCTCTCTTGAATTTTCATGCCAACTTGCAGCTCTGTACAAAGGACTCATGAATGGAATTCCAAAAGATTCACCTGTCATCACCACATACCCGTTAAATGGTCAGATAGCAGTTGCTTCTGATTTTAACAAAACCATTCATTTAATTTGTGATAATTACCCACAATACTATTTACTTGTGCCTGGAGCATTGAACTTAGTCCAATCCCCTTCTTCTTATACCAAGTTTATCGAAATGGGTGTACCAAAAGACAATCTCGCTGTCGCTGGACATTGGGTATCAGAAGACATTGTATCAAATGCTGTCACTGATTCTGAAAATCGTGTAAGAAGGATTGATTCCAAAAAAATCCGAAGGTTCTTAATCCCAATTGGTGGAGCGGGTGCACAAAAAGGTTATATTTTAGATCTCATTCGTTTGACCAAGTCATATCTCACCAACAAAAAAGCAGTGTATTGGATTAACACTGGTGACCATGTGAAAGTGCTCAAGGCAATTGAAGAGTATTTGATTTTTCAAAAAATCCCATATTTATCAATAGATTCCTGGGAAGACCTACTAACTTTCATTACACGACACCCTCTTAGGTCTGATGACAATGAAAACAATCCGCCTGTAGTTTTGTTTCATTTTCCAACTCACACAGAAGCATTTTCAGCAACCGACAAACTCATTCGAATTGCAGATGTCCTTGTCACAAAACCATCTGAGTTGGCATTTTTTCCAATACCAAAACTGTTTATCCGCAGGGTTGGAGACCATGAAGCTGCTTCGGTTGTAAGGTCTTTGGAACTAGGAGAAGGAACTGTGGAATGTAGGGAAGTGATGCATGCAAAGGAACTGGTTCAAATTTTCACTGAGTCCGATGATTTGTTACTACGAATGAACGAATCCATTATCAAAAATACAATCGAAGGGGTCTATAACGGAAGTAAAACGGCCGTCGAAATGGCGACCGCTTCTTAAGGATTTAAGAGGAGAACTTTTTTTCTAACTCTTGTTTCGTGGATTCCCAAATCCCTGGAATTTTTTTTCCTTCGGTTATGGATGAGTCCACGTCTCCTGACTTCACAAGTGCCTCAGCTTTGACCACCACTTCCGAAAGACCTGCCAGTCCAAAATTGGCAGCAACTCCTTTGATTTGGTGGAGTTCGGATTGTAGTTCTTTTGGATCCTTGGATAACATCAATCGGTCCAAATTTTCAACCCGAGTCGCCATATTTTCCAATAGCGAAGTAATCATTTCCTTCAGCCATGCTTGGTCTTCAGGATCATTCATATCCACAAGAGATTCGATTCGCGACCAATCTATTAACAAGTTCACACCACCCATTCAAAAGATAACAGACTCATAAAAGCGTGTAAATTACATTTTAAAAAATCATTTGCAGGTCTTTCCAATTGGTTTTTTTTGTAAATCAATATGAAAATACACCCCACTGCCATCATCGATCCAAAGGCGGAATTACATGAATCCGTTGAAGTAGGTCCATTTTGTATCATCGAAAAAGATGTAAAAATTGGAGAAGGAACCGTCATCGAATCCCACGTAAAAATCTTGTCTGGGACGCGGATTGGTAAATTTAACAAAATTTCCTCAGGTGGTAGTTTCGGTGGTTTGCCTCAAGATTTAGCTTTCAAACCCGAAACCAAAACCTATTTGGAAATTGGGGATCACAATCATTTTAGAGAAAACGTTATTTTCCATAGGGGCACTGTAGATGGGAAAGCTACTACCATCGGAAATCATAATTATATGATGGGTAATGTACACATTGCACATGATACGATTGTAGGTGACCATAATATCATAGTCCAAAACACAATGCTTGCTGGTCACGTTGTGATCGGAAACAAAGTCTTCATTTCTGGATCAGTGGGAGTTCACCAATTTGTAAGAGTTTCCGATTATGCAATGTTAGCAGGCCTCACAAAGGTAGTAAAAGATGTTCCTCCGTATGCAACTGTTGACGGTCACCCTGGTCTTGTGGTAAGTTTGAATGTTGTCGGAATGAAACGAGCTGGAATTTCTGCCGATGTTCGTCTTGCAATCAAAAGAGTTTATAAAACGATCTATCATAGTGGTTTTAACACAAAACAAGCATTAGCTGAGCTTAAGAAAGACCCAAATCCTGCTCCTGAAGTACAAAAAGTTATCGAATTCTTTGAAACAAGTAAACGTGGTGTTGTTGATCACCGATTTGTTTCTGGTGGATCCGACGAAGAATGAGAGTTCTCGTTACCGGGGGAGCCGGTTATATTGGAAGTCACATTGTCCTAGAACTAATGGAACTAGGACATGAAATCATTATTGTGGATGATATGGAAAAAGGAAATGAAGCTAATTTGTTTCCTGGAAATGAATTCATTAAAGGGGAAATCCAAGATCCAAATATTCTAAAAAAAGCATTTTCCAAAAAGGTTGATGCAGTATTTCACTTTGCCGCTTGGAAAGCTGCGGGTGAATCCATGACAGATCCATTAAAATATACAATGAATAATTTAAATGGAACCTTCACTTTGTTAAATGCCATGATTGAATATGGTTGCAAGTTTTTTGTATTTTCTTCTTCCGCTGCGGTGTATGGTGCTCCTCAATATTTGCCAATAGACGAAAATCATCCCTTACAACCTGAAAATTATTATGGTTATACAAAACTCTGTATTGAAGAAAATTTGGAATGGTTTGATAAACTGAAAGGATTAAAGTCAGCTCGACTACGTTACTTTAATGCTGCAGGTTACGACCCAAAAGGTAGAATCAAAGGAATCGAAAAAACCCCAGCCAACTTATTACCCATCATCATGGAAGCAGCGTCTGGTATTCGGAAAGGTTTTGAGATTTATGGAAATGATTATGATACAGAAGATGGAACTT contains the following coding sequences:
- a CDS encoding Hpt domain-containing protein translates to MLIDWSRIESLVDMNDPEDQAWLKEMITSLLENMATRVENLDRLMLSKDPKELQSELHQIKGVAANFGLAGLSEVVVKAEALVKSGDVDSSITEGKKIPGIWESTKQELEKKFSS
- a CDS encoding acetyl-CoA C-acetyltransferase; its protein translation is MEQVYILGGLRSAFGSFGGTLKDMSAVDLGVEVSKAALQKTGVDPSLIEESIFGNVIPTGKDGIYLARHIGLKSGVPITSPALTLNRLCGSGMEAVIQAAKKIMLGEAHTVLAGGVESMSNAPYVVRNARFGVRYGNAEFEDSLAQGLTDIYVELPMGMTAENLSDQYKISREEQDAWAATSQERAEEATNKGILKNEIHPITINGKNPIVFDKDEFIKGKAGGAKLATLKPAFKKDGSVTAGNASGINDGASAMIVASASQAKKLGKEPLAIVKSWGHAGCDPAKMGIGPALAIPAALQKAGLSLKDIGLVEVNEAFAAQYLAVQKELGLDPKITNVNGGAVAIGHPLGASGNRVTLTLALEMQRRGVKYGVASLCIGGGQGIAIVLENPKA
- the galE gene encoding UDP-glucose 4-epimerase GalE codes for the protein MRVLVTGGAGYIGSHIVLELMELGHEIIIVDDMEKGNEANLFPGNEFIKGEIQDPNILKKAFSKKVDAVFHFAAWKAAGESMTDPLKYTMNNLNGTFTLLNAMIEYGCKFFVFSSSAAVYGAPQYLPIDENHPLQPENYYGYTKLCIEENLEWFDKLKGLKSARLRYFNAAGYDPKGRIKGIEKTPANLLPIIMEAASGIRKGFEIYGNDYDTEDGTCVRDYIHVSDLAKAHVLALNYIMEKNESLTVNLGSEAGYSVKEMADLSEKVVGKQIPHKTGPRRLGDPAKLLASSKKAREILNWKPIYSDAETLLSSMWNLYKNL
- a CDS encoding DUF6938 domain-containing protein; protein product: MNREPMFGLDTGFISKQTAGLIRGILQKRYSIGESSIPLFSSPSPLYPGLELISDKGQNPIETRLLVGSIRMGYGHHRMALSVYSHSLKKNIPTYLHDLLAITSPESKAIADIDSGYSFFSRMSAEIGGPVEWIWGQLMSQGNLTSLEFSCQLAALYKGLMNGIPKDSPVITTYPLNGQIAVASDFNKTIHLICDNYPQYYLLVPGALNLVQSPSSYTKFIEMGVPKDNLAVAGHWVSEDIVSNAVTDSENRVRRIDSKKIRRFLIPIGGAGAQKGYILDLIRLTKSYLTNKKAVYWINTGDHVKVLKAIEEYLIFQKIPYLSIDSWEDLLTFITRHPLRSDDNENNPPVVLFHFPTHTEAFSATDKLIRIADVLVTKPSELAFFPIPKLFIRRVGDHEAASVVRSLELGEGTVECREVMHAKELVQIFTESDDLLLRMNESIIKNTIEGVYNGSKTAVEMATAS
- the lpxA gene encoding acyl-ACP--UDP-N-acetylglucosamine O-acyltransferase, encoding MKIHPTAIIDPKAELHESVEVGPFCIIEKDVKIGEGTVIESHVKILSGTRIGKFNKISSGGSFGGLPQDLAFKPETKTYLEIGDHNHFRENVIFHRGTVDGKATTIGNHNYMMGNVHIAHDTIVGDHNIIVQNTMLAGHVVIGNKVFISGSVGVHQFVRVSDYAMLAGLTKVVKDVPPYATVDGHPGLVVSLNVVGMKRAGISADVRLAIKRVYKTIYHSGFNTKQALAELKKDPNPAPEVQKVIEFFETSKRGVVDHRFVSGGSDEE